CCGAGTTGGTTCAGCCAGGGCCAGCCGGTTTGACGGACCAGTGCGGCGTGCAGGCCGACGACACCTTTCCTGCCACTCGCAAACCAAGCCTCGACAGACTTGCGCTGCGCCTCGGGTATGACTTTGTCGAGCTCGTTGGCGTTGTTGAGCAGGAGCACATCGTATTTCGCCAGGACCTTCGGCATCAGGTCTTGCGGATGCTCGGTGATGTCCACCTCGATGCCGTTTTCATGTCCGAGCAGCACCAGCCAGCGGTTGATGCCCGGAATCTCGGGATGCCGGTAAAAGGCGGTGTCGGAATAGACGAGCACCTTTGTGCCGCTGCCGGGCGTGGAAGGTGTGGCCGTGTCATGCGCGTGGGCATGACCAAGCAGAGTGGTAAGAACAAGAGCGAGAAGCTTTTTCATCGGGAGGGCGTGGTTGGGATGATCACACCAACGCTCTCCAGATGCACTCATTTCATTCAGGGCTGCTCAAGCCATTCAAGATTGAAGCGTGCGAGAGTTAGCCCAGCACCGGCAAAGCCGGGCTTGGTGCCACGACCATAGAAGCAGAGGATGGTGCCGCTCTGAGTGACGGCGATGTCGGAGTACATGCTGGGGCCGTCTTCGAGAAGTTTGTTCACGGGCCATGTCTGGCCTTCGTCGCGACTGATCTTTACGCTGACGTTTTTGCGGTCGCGGTTTTTGCCGGGCTCGGCCTTGCCCTTCTCTTTGTCGAGGTTGTGCGGATTGGAGAAGAGGATGAGGCTCTTGCCGCCATGGTTATAGCGCACGATGCCGCCCATGCAGATGGGCTCGAGCAACGCGTCATCGAACTTCGGTGTGCTCCATCCGGTGGCTCCGTCTTTGCTGATGGTGACGAGGCGGCGATGCGCCTTCGATTCACTGCGCACGTTGAGCATGACACTGCCGTCGTTGAGTTCGATGGCGACGGTTTCGTTCGGGTTGATCCATTCCTCGGTGCAAGGCACGGCGATGTCGCCTGCTTTCCAAGTCTTGCCCAGATCGTCGCTGTAGATCGTGGCGGTGACGCTGGGGCGATGCGCATTGCCGCCGGTTCCGGTGGAGAGCCAGACGGGGACGACGAGGCGGCCGGTTTTGAGCTGGATGCTGTGATTCGGCCCGGTGGCGAGCACTTTCCAGTCATAGTCCTTCTTGAAGGCCGCAAACGCGGCGGTGATCTCGCTCGGCTTGCTCCAGGAGACGCCATCGTCCTCGCTGCGCTGGTAAAACACGCGTTCGTATTCGAGGCAGAAGAGCATGTGAACCGTTCCGTCCTTGTCGGCGATGAGGACGGGGTTGTTGTAGGTCACGTCGTTGGGATCGACGTTCTTCATCTTGAGGGCGAAGGGGTTCTTCTGCTTCGGGCCCTCGACATTGGCGATACTTTTCGGAGCGCTCCAGGTCTTGCCATCGTCGGTGCTGCGGCGCAGCAGGATGCGGATGTCGTCCCAGTCACTGACGCCAGCGGGTCTTTTGCGCGCCTCACACCAGGCGAGCACGCTGCCTTTGGCGGTCACGACGATGCCGGGGATGTGGTAGATGTTGTAGGCGGGATCTTCGCCAGCGACGAAGAGGTCTTGTTTGCCGATGAAGGGCTCGGCGGCATTGAGTACACCACAGAGGGCACAGAGGAACACAGAGAGGACTTTTGTTTTCATGGTTGGGATTAGATAAGAGCGGTGTTGGAGTTGGAAATTGGTTGCGTGATGCCTGCGGTGGCGCGGATGGCGTCGAGTTCGAGGCGGAGATGCTTTTGAAAGAGGGAGATGTCGGCGCTGTGGATGAGCATGTTCGCTCCGAGGGCCAGGAAACGCGACTGCTGCTCGATGCTGCCCCAGAAATGGATGCCTGCGCCGATCCCAGCGGCGCGGGCTTTGCGGAAGATCGTTTCGCAGGCGGTCAGGAACTTCGGGTGATCCCATTGCTCCGGCACGCCGAGACTGCACGAGAGATCGTGCGGACCGATGAGCACGGCATCAATGCCGGGCACGGCGAGGATTTGATCGATGGCTTCGATGGCGGGGACGCTTTCGATGTTGATGATGAGCAGGCGATTCTTCACTCCCGCTTGCATGTATTCGTCGAGTTCAGGCTCTGGCGCGGCACCGGCGAGCATTTGCTGGAGGCGCTGGCCTTTGATGGGGCGGAGTTTCACCGCTCCGCGTAATTGCTGCACCTGCTCGACGGTTTCGACATACGGCGCGATGACTCCGGCAGCGCCACCATCGAGCACCATCGTGGCCGCATACGGATCAGGCGATGGAATGCGCACGAGCGGCGGCAGACCGAGCGCGGTGTAGGTCTGGCACATCCAGGACAGCTCCGCACGGTCGAGCGCGATGTGTTCGGTGTCGATGAACACGAAGTCGAGGCCGCAGCCGCGCACCACCTCCGGCCAGCGTGGCGAGGGCGACACGATGAGCGTGCCGAACACGGTGCGTCCTGTGTGGAGAGATTGGGCGAGTTCGGTGGCGGTCATGGCTTGTTCCAAAGGATCTTGGCGAGCAGCACGCGGTTGCTTTCGTCTTTGCGGGCCTCGGGGAAGGCCATCTCGGAGCTGATGACCCAGGTTTCGTTTTCATTCACATCGACGGGCGCAAAACCGCCGGTGAGATCGACGCCGGTTTCGGGCATGAGGACTTGCTCGGTGGCGCGGATGACGTGCAGCTTCTCAGGATCAACTTCGGCGATGAAAATGGGGGCGCGGTTGCGGAAGACGTGGTCGTTGTTCGCACTTTTGCGGCTGTAGATGAGGTGGAGCTTGTCGCCGTGGGTGATCCAGTGTTGCTGCGCATTTGCGCTCAGTAGCGGGGTGCCATCATCAAATTTCCACTCGACGGTGGGTTCGTAGTTGATGCCGTCCTTGCTGCGCGTGACGCGACCGTTCTGCTCGCCGCGCATGGTGAGAAAATAGCGGCCTTTCAACGAGCAAACTGAGGGTTCATACAGGCCGCGAGGGATGCTGATGGTGTGCTCACTGCCGTGTTCGCGATAGGTCAGCATTTCTCCATCAAAGGTGCAGCGCGCGACAATGGTGGTGTAAACGCGCGACTTCGGATCAGCGCGGTAGCGCACGGGCAGGAGGATGTCGCCATTCGGGAGGTCGTGGCGCTGATTGCAGCCGGCGTTTGGCTCGATGATCGGATTCCCGGCGTGATCTTTCTCCGGCATGGCCATGATCTTCATGCCGGTCCACTGCTGCGTATCAGGTGAATACACGGCATAGGCCACGCGCTCCTGCGAGCGGTCGTCCTTGGCCTTGTTGTCGTACGCGTTGGCGAGAAAACCGAAGCATTTGCCGGTGACGAGCAGCTTTTTCGTCGCGGCATGCCATTGCGGGCAGATGTCGCCCATCACACGCTCGATGCCGTCCTCAAAGCGGCGGCGATTCAGCGCGTCGATGCGTTTGGGCGTGCTCCAGGTCTTTGCGCTGTCGGTGGTCTCGGTGAGGTAGATGTCTCGATAACCGTGGGAGCCGCGTTTTTCGATCTCTTGAGTCGTGACGATGACTTTGCTGGGTAGGATGGCAGGACGCGACTGTGACCAGTGATAAGCGCCGCTGCTGGTGAGCACGGTGCTGTTTTCGATGCGGAAGTCTGCGGCGAAAGCCGAGACGCAACCGCAGAACAGCATACAGATCGTTTTCATGCTTACCATTCTCCTTGGCGTTGGAATTTGGCTTTGGCGTTCCTGCCGAACTGCGCGCCCGCCTCAGCGAGATTGGCAAGGACTTGGTCACTGCTGAGTCCGGCGCTGTTGCGGGCGGCGGGGATGACGGTCTGGCATTCGTTGGCATCCATGAAGCGGGAGGCTTCGAGGATGTTGGGTTGCTCGTCGGGCGCGATGACGAGAAAGCCGTGCTTATCGGCGTGGATGAGATCGCCGGGGACGATCTTGCGGCCAAAGACCTCGACCTCGCAGTTCCACCGTACGGGATGGACGTGCGCATGGCCAACACAGAGACGGCGGGCGAGGGCTTTGAAGCCGGCGTTGGTCATTTCATCGACATCGCGGATCGCGCCGTCAATGATGGTGCCCACACAACCAAGAGCGCGATGCATGTTGCTGTTCACCTCGCCCCAGAATGCGCCAATCGTGCGCGGTTTGTCGATATCCTGCACGCAGACGATCTTGGGACCTGGAATAGAGGCTACATAGCGGCGGTATTCGTTCCAGCCGTCGGGATTGGCCTCGCGATGCGCCTTGTTGCTCGGCTCGATCACCACGGTGATGGCATAGCCGACCATCGACCCCATCTGCGGCATGAAGTCGCGGGTTTCTTCAAGGTTGAACGCATCGGCGGCGGGATCGCGCCTGGTGATCTGCTCCCAGCCATTGTAGATGGTCGGGGTGTTCCAGCGCTTGAGTTGGAGGAGGTCGGAGTGCGGTAGCATGGCTTCATTGAAACGACATCTGAGGTGAATTCTCCGTGGTCAAACGGGATGACCATGGCATGATGCGGGCCGAATCATGCACGCCGTCCCACCCAGGCCCTCTTTGCTTACGCACAGCGCCGACTTTCTCCGAGAGGCACTGCTGCGCGGCGAATGGACGGGAGTGCTGCCGTCAGAACGAACGCTTTGCACGCGGCTGCGCATCAGCCGCCCGACGCTGCGTGCGGTGCTGGCGCAACTGGAGCGCGAAGGTGTGATCGGTGCAGTCGAGAACAAGAAACGGCAGATCCTCTCAAGGCCGAAATCGAGCGGCAAGGCTGAGTCATCACGCGTGATCGCACTGCTGACGCCCGTGCCGCAGCAGGCGATGCCGCCGTTTGTGCTGTTTTGGCTGGATGCACTGCGCGAGCTGCTGGCGGAGACAGGTTATCAATTGGAGCTGCATCCGAGCGCACACTGCTTTGTGGCGAAGCCTGCGGGCGGGCTGAAGAAACTGACGCAGCGGGTGCAGGCTGCGGCCTGGGTGCTCTTTCGTTCGACTCCGGCGATGCAACGCTGGTTTGTCGATCAAGGCGTGACTGCGGTGATCGCCGGATCATGTGCGGATGAAATCGACCTGCCATCGGTGGACCTCGACTACCGGGCGACGTGTCGTCATGCCGCAACCATGCTGATGCAGAAGGGACATCGGCGGATCGCGCTGCTGCTGCCTGGCTCCTCCCACGGTGGCGATGCGGAGAGTGAGCACGGCTTTCGCGAAGCTTTCACGACATCCGCTGCCACGCCGATCGTGATCGAGCATCACGAAACTTCCGAGCAAGTCGTGGAGCATCTTGATGTGTTGCTGAAGCGCAAGCCGGCACCGACGGCTTTTGTCGTGGCCCGTTCCATTCACACGCTGACAGTCATCACGCACCTGCTGCGCTGTGGGCACAAGCTGCCGCGTGATTTCGCGGTGGTGTCACGCGATGACGATGCGTTTCTCGATCATGTGGTGCCGCATGTGACGCGCTACTCGGCGGATGCCGCAAAGTTTGCGAAGCGGCTGACGCGTCTCGTTTTGGAACTCGCTCAAACCGGGCGCACAAGCACAAAGCCAGTGCGCTTGATGCCAGATCTACGGCGTGGGGAGACGGTGTGAACATTTCTATCGGAGGGATAGTCCATTCTATTCCATTCCAACAATCTTCAAATCAGTAATCCTTCCCATCATCGGTCAATGGATCAATCATGGTTTGATCGGAGCAACTCCTGCGTTCGGTTCTTTACGTATGGTCATCCACATTTACCAGAAACATTAAAGCCCCCCTCACGTCATTCATCGCCATGAAATACATCCCTGCCTTGCTCCTGTCCGCCACCTGCACGTTTGCGGAGGTTCGGCTGCCCGCAGTCATCTCCGATCACATGGTGCTTCAAGCTGGCAAGCCCGTCGCGATTTGGGGCTGGGCGGTCGCGGATGAAGAAGTCGCAGTGGAATTCGCAGGGCAGAAAAAGACAACGAAGGCCAGCGCGAAAGGCGAGTGGCAGGTGAAACTCGATCTGCTGACTCCAAATGCAAAATCACAGACGTTGCTCATCAACGACAAAGTCATCCAGGATGTGCTCGTGGGCGAGGTGTGGCTCGCGTCCGGCCAGTCGAACATGGCGATGCAGATCAATGGCAAGCTGCATGGCAAGGTGGACAACGCGGACGCTGAAGTTGCCGCCGCTAAGCATCCTGAGATCCGCGTCTTTGTGCATGACGCTCCGTTAGCCATTTATGAGCTGCCGGTGCCTGACGATGAACTCGCGCAGGATCGCCCCGGCAAGTGGCGCGTGTGCTCGCCGGAGACCGTGGCCGATTTTTCAGCGATGGGCTACTTCTTCGCCCGTGACCTGCTGACTGAGATCAAGCAGCCCGTCGGCATCCTGACCTCTGCTGTTGGCGGCACGCCGATTGAAGCGTGGACGAGCCTTTCTGCACAACAAGCCGTGCCCGACTTCAAACCGCTGCTCGATGACTGGACCAAGCGCCTCGATGGTTTCGTTCCCGAAACCGAGCAAAAGAAGTTTCTCGATGCCAAAGCCGCATGGCTGAAGGTTCGCTCCGCCGCTCTCAAAGCCAAACAGCCCGCACCCAAAGCGCCGTCCCCCTTCAAGAACCTGCAAGTCATGAAGCCCGGCGGCCTCTTTGCCAGCATGATCGCCCCGCTCGTGCCTTACACGATGCGCGGCGTCATCTGGTATCAAGGCGAGCGCAACGCGGCGGGGCCATTCACTGGTCTGTATGGCGCGCAGCTTCAAACGCTGATTGCCGACTGGCGCAAGCGCTGGGGCGACGAGTTTTACTTTGCCTGGGTGCAGATCCCGGCCTTCGCCACGCCGCAGAAATTCCCCAGCGAACCCACCGGCTGGGGCGTGTCGGTGCGTGACGGCCAGCGCCGTGCCTTGCAAGTGCCGCACACTGGCATGGCGATCACGATGGACATCGGTGATTCGAAGCAAGGCCACCCGACGAACAAGACCGAGTTCGCCGCGCGACTCTCCCGCGTCGTGCTGCATGACGTGTATCAAAAGAGCATCGACATCTGGTCCGGCCCGCTTTTCAAATCTGCCGTGATCGCCGCTGATCACATCACGCTCACCTTTGATCAAGCGACCGGCCTAAAAGCCAGGTCAGGCACACTTGAAGGCTTCGCCATTGCTGGCGACGACAAAAAATTCGTCTGGGCCGATGCCTGGATCGAAGGCGACAAAGTCATCGTCTCCAGCACCGAGATCAAAGCCCCCAAAGTCGTGCGCTACTCGTGGGCGGCCAATCCCAAGGGCAATCTCGTCAACGCGGCCGATTTGCCAGCCTCGCCATTCAGCACCGAGTAGTTTTTGCGTCGATTCGACGACACAAACCCACCCGCTTTACGTTCACAGCGATCATGCGACGTGCGCTTGTCTTTTCACTTTTCGCCCTCAGCCATCTGCTCACCGCTGCCGACAAGCCGGACGTGCTCGTTATTCTCGCGGATCAATGGAGTCCGCGATTCACGGGTTGGGATAACAAGGAGGTGCGCACGCCGCACATGGACCGCATCGCGGCGGAGGGCATGATTTTTGATGCGTGCTATGTCACATCGCCGGTGTGCATGCCTGCTCGCGTGTCGTTGCTCACGGGCTTGTATCCGCACAATGCAGGCCACGGGCTGTGGGGCAATGCGACGGGTTATTATCCGAAGCCGGAGGACGCGCCGATGTTTCTCGACATCCAGCGTGCGGGCCTCACCACGGCACAGATCGGCAAGACGCACTGGACGGCAGGTCCGGCGTGGCATGAGCAGTTCAAGAACAGCGGCGCGTTCTTCAAGGCGCTGGGTCTGGATCATGTGGCGGACATTTCCGGCCCGCCGGACTCGACGAAGGGGCGTGATCCCTACTCGCAGCATCTGCAAAAGCTCGGCCTGCTCCAAGCCGTGGCCGATGACCTGCACGGGCGCTATGTGAGTGGCGAGTTCGCGCCTCGTGCGAGCGTGGTGAAAGCGGAGGACTATCATGATGTCTTCACCACGGGCCTCGCGGTTGATCTCATCCGCGCGCAGCCGAAGGAGAAGCCGCTCTGCCTCGTGGTGAGCCTGCATTCACCGCATCCGCCGCTGGATGCGCCGGGTGATTACGCCACGATGTTCGATCCTGAAAAGCTCACGCTGCCCGCCAATGTGCCGGAGAAGTATCTGCGCGAGGGGAGGGCGCTCAATCACGAGAAGACGAAGCGTATGCTGGCGAACTACCTCGGCAAACTAGCGCTGGTGGATGATTGCGTGGCTAGGCTTGTCGAAGCAATGAAAGCACGCGGCACCTGGGACAGTGCTTTGGTCGCCATCAGCGCCGATCATGGCGAAATGATGGGCGCGCATGGTTATCTGACGAAGGGCCGCTTTTATGAGGAGTCTGTGCGCGTGCCGATGGTACTGCGCTGGCCCGGTCAGATCAAGACAGGCCGCAGCAAGGCTCCGGTGCAGATGATGGACATTTATCCGACCATCGTGGAGGCGGTCGGTGGCAAGCTGACGCCCGGACGTTTTGCAAAATCGCTGTTGCCCGTCGCTCGCGGCGAAAAAGATCGCATCCGCCCCATCGCCGTCAGTGAGATCGGCGACAAGGTGCCACTGCGCATGATGGCGCGTGATGATCATTTCAAATACTGGGCCGACGAGGAACGCGAATACCTCTTCGATCTCGAAGCTGATCCGCTGGAGCAGAAGGACCTCTCCACCGCGCCCGAGCATCGCGAAACCCTCCATGCGATGCGCGAAAAGCTGCTGACGCACCTTCGTTCCACCCAGGTGAACGCCTCCGCCGGTTACAAGCCCAAGGTCCAGCGCCTGCGCGAGGCGGAAGCCAAATCCAAACAACGTTGATCTCATGCGCCGACTGCTTTTCTCGATTTCGTCATTTGTCATTCTGCATTCGTCATTCGCGGCGAAGCCGCTGAACGTCCTTTTCATCGCCGTGGATGATCTGCGACCGGAACTCGACTGCTACGGCGCCGCGCACATGAAAACACCCAGCACCGACAAGCTCGCCGCAGGCGGGATGTTGTTTGAACGCGCCTACTGCCAGGTCGCCGTGTGCAATCCGTCGCGCAGCAGCGTGCTCAGCGGAACGAGGCCGGACACGACCGGTGTGCTCGACAACCAGCACTTCATGCGGCCGAACATGCCGGATGTGGTCACACTGCCGCAGCATTTCAAAAATCACGGCTACACCAGCCTCTCCCTCGGCAAAATCTTCCACCACAGCGAGCGCGAGCCGGGCGATGATCCGCAATCATGGAGCGAGCCGGCGTGGTATCATGGCGAGCCGTATCGACACTGGTTCACGAAAGAATCGCTCGATTATGTGAAGCAGCTCAAGGCGCTGCCGAAAGCCAAGCAGCCGAAGCAGCTCCGCGCGGCGCCGTTTGAGGCTGCGGACGAGCCGGATGGCTCCTATCCTGATGCTCAGACGGCTGAAAAAGCCATTGAGACACTC
Above is a genomic segment from Prosthecobacter sp. containing:
- a CDS encoding ThuA domain-containing protein, whose translation is MKKLLALVLTTLLGHAHAHDTATPSTPGSGTKVLVYSDTAFYRHPEIPGINRWLVLLGHENGIEVDITEHPQDLMPKVLAKYDVLLLNNANELDKVIPEAQRKSVEAWFASGRKGVVGLHAALVRQTGWPWLNQLGGCDFNSDSDYSKAKVTVDPAAKDHPAVKGQPSEFWIEADWTNHDRSVTSLLGFSVLLRVDETTFTPVRDFFKTRGGKPMGADHPIAWTHEPAAGGRFFYTEFGHDLRSLSTPFVRSHILAGIRWAAGAAKAAK
- a CDS encoding sialidase family protein; protein product: MKTKVLSVFLCALCGVLNAAEPFIGKQDLFVAGEDPAYNIYHIPGIVVTAKGSVLAWCEARKRPAGVSDWDDIRILLRRSTDDGKTWSAPKSIANVEGPKQKNPFALKMKNVDPNDVTYNNPVLIADKDGTVHMLFCLEYERVFYQRSEDDGVSWSKPSEITAAFAAFKKDYDWKVLATGPNHSIQLKTGRLVVPVWLSTGTGGNAHRPSVTATIYSDDLGKTWKAGDIAVPCTEEWINPNETVAIELNDGSVMLNVRSESKAHRRLVTISKDGATGWSTPKFDDALLEPICMGGIVRYNHGGKSLILFSNPHNLDKEKGKAEPGKNRDRKNVSVKISRDEGQTWPVNKLLEDGPSMYSDIAVTQSGTILCFYGRGTKPGFAGAGLTLARFNLEWLEQP
- a CDS encoding aldolase/citrate lyase family protein; translated protein: MTATELAQSLHTGRTVFGTLIVSPSPRWPEVVRGCGLDFVFIDTEHIALDRAELSWMCQTYTALGLPPLVRIPSPDPYAATMVLDGGAAGVIAPYVETVEQVQQLRGAVKLRPIKGQRLQQMLAGAAPEPELDEYMQAGVKNRLLIINIESVPAIEAIDQILAVPGIDAVLIGPHDLSCSLGVPEQWDHPKFLTACETIFRKARAAGIGAGIHFWGSIEQQSRFLALGANMLIHSADISLFQKHLRLELDAIRATAGITQPISNSNTALI
- a CDS encoding RraA family protein gives rise to the protein MLPHSDLLQLKRWNTPTIYNGWEQITRRDPAADAFNLEETRDFMPQMGSMVGYAITVVIEPSNKAHREANPDGWNEYRRYVASIPGPKIVCVQDIDKPRTIGAFWGEVNSNMHRALGCVGTIIDGAIRDVDEMTNAGFKALARRLCVGHAHVHPVRWNCEVEVFGRKIVPGDLIHADKHGFLVIAPDEQPNILEASRFMDANECQTVIPAARNSAGLSSDQVLANLAEAGAQFGRNAKAKFQRQGEW
- a CDS encoding substrate-binding domain-containing protein; the protein is MLTHSADFLREALLRGEWTGVLPSERTLCTRLRISRPTLRAVLAQLEREGVIGAVENKKRQILSRPKSSGKAESSRVIALLTPVPQQAMPPFVLFWLDALRELLAETGYQLELHPSAHCFVAKPAGGLKKLTQRVQAAAWVLFRSTPAMQRWFVDQGVTAVIAGSCADEIDLPSVDLDYRATCRHAATMLMQKGHRRIALLLPGSSHGGDAESEHGFREAFTTSAATPIVIEHHETSEQVVEHLDVLLKRKPAPTAFVVARSIHTLTVITHLLRCGHKLPRDFAVVSRDDDAFLDHVVPHVTRYSADAAKFAKRLTRLVLELAQTGRTSTKPVRLMPDLRRGETV
- a CDS encoding sialate O-acetylesterase — its product is MKYIPALLLSATCTFAEVRLPAVISDHMVLQAGKPVAIWGWAVADEEVAVEFAGQKKTTKASAKGEWQVKLDLLTPNAKSQTLLINDKVIQDVLVGEVWLASGQSNMAMQINGKLHGKVDNADAEVAAAKHPEIRVFVHDAPLAIYELPVPDDELAQDRPGKWRVCSPETVADFSAMGYFFARDLLTEIKQPVGILTSAVGGTPIEAWTSLSAQQAVPDFKPLLDDWTKRLDGFVPETEQKKFLDAKAAWLKVRSAALKAKQPAPKAPSPFKNLQVMKPGGLFASMIAPLVPYTMRGVIWYQGERNAAGPFTGLYGAQLQTLIADWRKRWGDEFYFAWVQIPAFATPQKFPSEPTGWGVSVRDGQRRALQVPHTGMAITMDIGDSKQGHPTNKTEFAARLSRVVLHDVYQKSIDIWSGPLFKSAVIAADHITLTFDQATGLKARSGTLEGFAIAGDDKKFVWADAWIEGDKVIVSSTEIKAPKVVRYSWAANPKGNLVNAADLPASPFSTE
- a CDS encoding sulfatase-like hydrolase/transferase, translated to MRRALVFSLFALSHLLTAADKPDVLVILADQWSPRFTGWDNKEVRTPHMDRIAAEGMIFDACYVTSPVCMPARVSLLTGLYPHNAGHGLWGNATGYYPKPEDAPMFLDIQRAGLTTAQIGKTHWTAGPAWHEQFKNSGAFFKALGLDHVADISGPPDSTKGRDPYSQHLQKLGLLQAVADDLHGRYVSGEFAPRASVVKAEDYHDVFTTGLAVDLIRAQPKEKPLCLVVSLHSPHPPLDAPGDYATMFDPEKLTLPANVPEKYLREGRALNHEKTKRMLANYLGKLALVDDCVARLVEAMKARGTWDSALVAISADHGEMMGAHGYLTKGRFYEESVRVPMVLRWPGQIKTGRSKAPVQMMDIYPTIVEAVGGKLTPGRFAKSLLPVARGEKDRIRPIAVSEIGDKVPLRMMARDDHFKYWADEEREYLFDLEADPLEQKDLSTAPEHRETLHAMREKLLTHLRSTQVNASAGYKPKVQRLREAEAKSKQR